From Streptomyces zhihengii, the proteins below share one genomic window:
- a CDS encoding long-chain-fatty-acid--CoA ligase, whose amino-acid sequence MQLSVATILRESAARHPDRTAVVDGDVRIGYRELWSDALRFAARLRAHGIGPGDRVALLLPNTADFPRAYYGALAAGAVVVPVHALLVADEVAYVLRHSGCRAVVTAGPLREVAEAAAARTGTDVLDVVCAGEPLERAEPRAPGDTAVILYTSGTTGRPKGALLTHANLVLNATVCAQDLFALTPEDVVLGCLPLFHSFGQSCAMNAALRAGAALVLCPRFTGRGALDLMAREGVTVFMGVPTMYHALTEEPGAADGRAPALRLAVSGGAALPTALLERFESVFGTHVLEGYGLTETSPAATFNQLSTGRRPGTVGHPIWGVEAAVADAGTEDRTVLLPAGSVGEVVVRGHNVFAGYLDDPEATAAAVVDGWFRTGDIGVQDADGFLSIVDRKKDLIIRGGFNVYPREVEEALARHPGVAQVSVLGLPDAEKGEEICAAVVLRPGARTTPEDIVGWARERLGKHKYPRVVRMVDALPLGPSGKVLKRALRETCA is encoded by the coding sequence GTGCAGCTCAGCGTCGCCACCATCCTGCGGGAGTCCGCCGCCCGCCACCCCGACCGGACCGCGGTCGTCGACGGCGACGTCCGCATCGGCTACCGCGAGCTCTGGAGTGACGCGCTCCGGTTCGCCGCCCGGCTGCGTGCCCACGGCATCGGACCGGGCGACCGGGTGGCGCTGCTCCTGCCCAACACCGCAGACTTCCCCCGCGCCTACTACGGCGCCCTCGCCGCCGGCGCCGTCGTCGTGCCCGTCCACGCGCTGCTCGTCGCCGACGAGGTGGCGTACGTGCTGCGGCACAGCGGCTGCCGCGCCGTCGTGACGGCCGGCCCGCTGCGCGAGGTGGCCGAGGCCGCGGCGGCGCGGACCGGCACGGACGTGCTGGACGTGGTGTGCGCGGGCGAGCCGCTGGAACGCGCGGAGCCCCGCGCCCCCGGCGACACCGCCGTGATCCTCTACACCAGCGGCACCACCGGCCGCCCGAAGGGCGCCCTGCTCACCCACGCCAACCTGGTGCTGAACGCGACCGTCTGCGCCCAGGACCTCTTCGCGCTGACCCCCGAGGACGTGGTCCTCGGCTGCCTGCCGCTCTTCCACAGCTTCGGCCAGTCCTGCGCCATGAACGCCGCCCTGCGCGCCGGCGCCGCCCTCGTGCTGTGCCCGCGCTTCACCGGGCGCGGCGCCCTCGACCTGATGGCGCGGGAGGGCGTGACGGTGTTCATGGGCGTGCCCACGATGTACCACGCCCTCACCGAGGAGCCCGGCGCGGCCGACGGCCGCGCGCCGGCCCTGCGGCTGGCCGTCTCCGGCGGCGCGGCCCTGCCCACCGCGCTCCTCGAACGCTTCGAGAGCGTCTTCGGCACCCACGTCCTGGAGGGCTACGGGCTCACCGAGACCTCCCCGGCCGCCACCTTCAACCAGCTCTCCACCGGCCGCCGTCCCGGCACCGTCGGCCACCCCATCTGGGGCGTGGAGGCCGCCGTCGCCGACGCGGGCACCGAGGACCGGACGGTGCTCCTGCCCGCCGGCAGCGTCGGCGAGGTCGTGGTGCGCGGGCACAACGTCTTCGCCGGCTACCTCGACGACCCCGAGGCGACCGCCGCCGCCGTGGTCGACGGATGGTTCCGCACCGGCGACATCGGTGTGCAGGACGCCGACGGCTTCCTGAGCATCGTCGACCGCAAGAAGGACCTCATCATCCGGGGCGGCTTCAACGTCTACCCGCGGGAGGTCGAGGAGGCCCTCGCCCGCCACCCCGGCGTCGCTCAGGTCAGCGTCCTCGGCCTGCCCGACGCCGAGAAGGGGGAGGAGATCTGCGCCGCCGTCGTCCTGCGCCCGGGCGCGCGGACGACCCCCGAGGACATCGTCGGCTGGGCCCGGGAACGGCTCGGGAAGCACAAGTACCCGCGCGTCGTGCGGATGGTGGACGCGCTGCCGCTCGGCCCCAGCGGCAAGGTGCTCAAGCGCGCCCTGCGGGAGACCTGCGCATGA
- a CDS encoding PucR family transcriptional regulator: protein MNEEPALRRELAATLLADIDGLIEQLAADICAHSVRYASGSPVSQEDLRVTLRGNMELALNEFGGTRADADRFEAVAAENGRLRAEQGMPLATVLQAYRRGGRVLWQAMADWMRDRSPAQQRLVGDMAGAVWETIDRFSSAMADAYRLRTLELQHREASRRGALFEALLDGRADDPAVAAAAATALGVPRQDRYAVVVIAQDTHDPSSPPDPGPALEARGLWSYWRPRAGTVAGLVRVRSADPDALADVLRAQGVRRAGISPAFESLADAAQGVRLARRALDTLPPGSGQVAGLDDRLVHAALGAEPEIADRLTARYLDGVLRSGAERQVLLETLRVWLDSGCSASAAAAALFCHRNTILNRVGRVAELSGWPADSGESRLGWALALRALELEH, encoded by the coding sequence ATGAACGAGGAGCCGGCGCTGCGCCGTGAACTGGCCGCGACGCTGCTCGCCGACATCGACGGGCTGATCGAACAGCTCGCCGCCGACATCTGCGCGCACAGCGTGCGCTACGCCAGCGGGAGCCCCGTCTCCCAGGAAGACCTGCGCGTGACCCTGCGCGGCAACATGGAGCTGGCGCTGAACGAATTCGGCGGGACGCGCGCCGACGCCGACCGCTTCGAGGCGGTCGCCGCCGAGAACGGACGCCTGCGGGCCGAGCAGGGCATGCCGCTGGCCACGGTGCTCCAGGCGTACCGGCGCGGCGGACGGGTGCTGTGGCAGGCGATGGCCGACTGGATGCGCGACCGCTCGCCCGCGCAGCAGCGCCTGGTGGGCGACATGGCCGGCGCGGTGTGGGAGACCATCGACCGGTTCTCCTCCGCCATGGCCGACGCCTACCGGCTGCGCACCCTGGAGCTCCAGCACCGCGAGGCGTCCCGGCGGGGCGCCCTCTTCGAGGCCCTGCTGGACGGCAGGGCCGACGACCCGGCCGTCGCCGCCGCCGCGGCCACCGCGCTCGGCGTGCCCCGGCAGGACCGGTACGCCGTCGTCGTCATCGCCCAGGACACCCACGACCCCTCCTCCCCGCCCGACCCGGGCCCCGCGCTGGAGGCCCGGGGCCTGTGGTCGTACTGGCGGCCCCGTGCCGGCACCGTCGCCGGCCTGGTCCGCGTCAGGTCCGCCGACCCGGACGCCCTCGCGGACGTGCTGCGCGCCCAGGGCGTCCGCCGGGCCGGGATCTCGCCCGCGTTCGAGAGCCTCGCCGACGCCGCACAGGGCGTGCGGCTCGCCCGCCGCGCGCTGGACACCCTGCCGCCGGGCAGCGGCCAGGTGGCCGGCCTCGACGACCGCCTGGTGCACGCCGCGCTCGGCGCGGAACCCGAGATCGCCGACCGCCTGACGGCCCGCTACCTCGACGGCGTGCTGCGCAGCGGCGCGGAACGCCAGGTGCTCCTGGAGACGCTGCGGGTGTGGCTCGACTCGGGCTGCTCGGCCTCGGCCGCCGCCGCCGCGCTCTTCTGCCACCGCAACACCATCCTCAACCGCGTCGGCCGCGTCGCCGAACTCAGCGGCTGGCCCGCCGACTCCGGCGAATCCCGCCTCGGCTGGGCCCTGGCCCTCCGCGCCCTGGAACTGGAGCACTGA
- a CDS encoding MFS transporter, with translation MPHPFDAVHEAATRKAIRRLLPVMGLAYFMSYVDRTNVALAKTQLEADIGISAAAYGLGAGVFFLSYALLEVPSNLVLHKVGARAWIARIAVTWGLVSAAMMFVQGPVSFYVLRFALGAAEAGLYPALMYMVTLWFSQRHRVTVVGLIYTAPAAATVLGAPAGGGLMSLDGVAGLHGWQWMFLVEGLVTVAVGVLVWCALPSRPEDARWLTPEEAAVLSERAAGTGTSPHRLRGNLGLAFGRPVVLLLAATYFVNQLVSSAVGFNLPSIVEGLGVSGPMNIGLVTGSMGLAVLAGVLFFPWLHGRIGNDTGLIVLCAAAGTALMGAYLVTDWEPGRFALLFVAQFFLMGTLPLFWSVAMSRMSGLMAAVGLAFINTVGLLGGFFGPFVFGMIESRTGSDRAPFVFVVLVGLAGIALAAALRRTVAREDVAAPVPAPAPAD, from the coding sequence ATGCCCCATCCCTTCGACGCGGTGCACGAGGCCGCGACCCGCAAGGCGATCCGACGCCTGCTGCCCGTGATGGGTCTCGCGTACTTCATGTCGTACGTCGACCGCACCAACGTCGCGCTCGCCAAGACCCAGCTCGAGGCGGACATCGGCATCAGCGCCGCCGCGTACGGGCTGGGCGCGGGCGTGTTCTTCCTCAGCTACGCCCTGCTGGAGGTGCCCAGCAACCTGGTGCTCCACAAGGTCGGCGCCCGGGCCTGGATCGCGCGCATCGCGGTGACCTGGGGGCTGGTCTCCGCGGCGATGATGTTCGTGCAGGGGCCCGTCTCGTTCTACGTGCTGCGGTTCGCGCTCGGCGCCGCCGAGGCCGGGCTGTACCCCGCGCTCATGTACATGGTCACCCTCTGGTTCTCGCAGCGGCACCGGGTCACCGTCGTCGGGCTCATCTACACCGCACCTGCCGCGGCGACCGTCCTGGGCGCCCCCGCCGGCGGCGGGCTGATGAGCCTCGACGGCGTCGCGGGACTCCACGGCTGGCAGTGGATGTTCCTGGTCGAGGGCCTGGTCACGGTCGCCGTCGGCGTACTGGTCTGGTGCGCGCTGCCGAGCCGCCCCGAGGACGCCCGCTGGCTCACGCCCGAGGAGGCCGCCGTGCTCTCCGAGCGCGCCGCGGGCACGGGGACGTCGCCGCACCGGCTGCGCGGCAACCTCGGACTCGCCTTCGGGCGGCCGGTGGTGCTGCTGCTCGCCGCGACGTACTTCGTGAACCAGCTCGTCTCCTCCGCCGTCGGCTTCAACCTGCCCTCGATCGTGGAGGGGCTCGGGGTGTCGGGGCCGATGAACATCGGCCTGGTGACCGGCAGCATGGGCCTGGCGGTGCTCGCCGGTGTGCTGTTCTTCCCGTGGCTGCACGGCCGCATCGGCAACGACACCGGGCTGATCGTCCTGTGCGCCGCCGCCGGGACGGCGCTCATGGGCGCCTATCTCGTGACCGACTGGGAGCCGGGCCGGTTCGCGCTGCTCTTCGTCGCCCAGTTCTTCCTGATGGGCACGCTGCCCCTGTTCTGGTCGGTGGCGATGTCCCGGATGTCCGGTCTGATGGCCGCGGTGGGGCTGGCCTTCATCAACACCGTCGGACTCCTCGGCGGATTCTTCGGTCCGTTCGTCTTCGGCATGATCGAGAGCCGGACCGGCAGCGACCGGGCACCGTTCGTCTTCGTCGTGCTGGTGGGCCTGGCGGGGATCGCGCTGGCCGCCGCGCTGCGGCGGACCGTCGCCCGCGAGGACGTCGCCGCCCCGGTGCCCGCCCCGGCGCCGGCCGACTGA
- a CDS encoding bile acid:sodium symporter family protein, whose protein sequence is MDSSLVTVLLPAALALIMLGLGLSLTVADFRRVAQYPVPVAVALVCQIVVLPAVCLGLVLLFDLPAVLAVGMMLLAASPGGTTANLYSHLFGGDVALNITLTAVNSVLAVFTMPIVTNLSLAYFSDGDTALGLRFDKTLQVFAVVLVPVAVGMLVRARFTEFAERMAKPVKVLSAVILLLVIAGAVAKEAEFLRSYLADVGLITFVFSVLSLAVGYGAARLARADHGQAVASCMEIGLHNSTLAITFAVSPALLNSSEMAVPAAVYGVLMFFTAGAAGFLLSRRARTGSTEAETPVPHA, encoded by the coding sequence GTGGATTCGAGTCTCGTCACCGTCCTGCTGCCGGCCGCGCTGGCCCTGATCATGCTGGGGCTCGGACTGTCCCTGACGGTCGCGGACTTCCGGCGGGTGGCCCAGTACCCGGTGCCCGTCGCCGTCGCCCTGGTCTGCCAGATCGTGGTGCTGCCCGCCGTGTGCCTCGGTCTGGTGCTGCTCTTCGACCTGCCCGCGGTGCTGGCCGTCGGCATGATGCTGCTCGCCGCGTCCCCCGGCGGCACCACCGCGAACCTCTACAGCCATCTGTTCGGCGGCGACGTCGCCCTCAACATCACCCTCACCGCCGTCAATTCGGTGCTCGCCGTCTTCACGATGCCGATCGTGACGAACCTGTCCCTGGCCTACTTCTCCGACGGCGACACCGCCCTCGGCCTGCGGTTCGACAAGACGCTCCAGGTCTTCGCGGTCGTGCTGGTGCCGGTCGCCGTCGGCATGCTGGTGCGGGCCCGGTTCACGGAGTTCGCCGAGCGCATGGCCAAGCCCGTGAAGGTGCTGTCCGCGGTCATCCTCCTGCTGGTGATCGCCGGTGCGGTCGCCAAGGAGGCCGAGTTCCTGCGCTCCTACCTCGCCGACGTCGGCCTGATCACCTTCGTCTTCAGCGTGCTGAGCCTGGCCGTCGGGTACGGCGCCGCCCGCCTCGCCCGGGCCGACCACGGCCAGGCGGTCGCCTCCTGCATGGAGATCGGCCTGCACAACAGCACGCTGGCGATCACCTTCGCCGTCAGCCCCGCGCTGCTGAACAGCTCGGAGATGGCCGTGCCCGCGGCCGTCTACGGGGTGCTGATGTTCTTCACCGCCGGCGCCGCGGGCTTCCTGCTGAGCCGGCGGGCCCGCACCGGGAGCACGGAGGCCGAGACACCCGTGCCCCACGCCTGA
- a CDS encoding aldo/keto reductase, giving the protein MARIPEHTLNDGTRLPALGLGTYPLDDAAADDAVRGALESGYRLVDTATNYGNETGVGRGIARSGVERGEVVVTTKLPGRHHGYQETLDSFEESRRRLGVEYVDLYLIHWPLPRVDRYVDSWRAMIKLRDDGLVRSIGVSNFTAEHLGRLRRETDVLPSVNQIELHPSLPQDDLRAVHEELGIRTESWSPLGRGSALLEDPAIAEVARAHGVTPAQAVLRWHLQLGAVPIPKSADPGRQRANLDVFGFELSAEEMARVADRRPGRLGGDPDTHEEF; this is encoded by the coding sequence GTGGCCCGCATCCCGGAGCACACCCTGAACGACGGCACCCGGCTGCCCGCGCTGGGGCTCGGCACCTATCCGCTCGACGACGCGGCGGCGGACGACGCCGTCCGCGGCGCGCTGGAGAGCGGCTACCGGCTGGTCGACACGGCGACGAACTACGGCAACGAGACCGGCGTCGGCCGGGGCATCGCCCGCTCCGGGGTCGAGCGCGGGGAGGTGGTGGTGACCACCAAACTGCCGGGACGCCATCACGGATACCAGGAGACGCTGGACTCGTTCGAGGAGTCCCGCCGTCGGCTCGGGGTGGAGTACGTGGACCTCTACCTCATCCACTGGCCGCTCCCCCGGGTGGACCGGTACGTGGACTCCTGGCGGGCGATGATCAAGCTCCGCGACGACGGACTGGTCCGCTCGATCGGCGTCTCCAACTTCACCGCGGAGCACCTCGGCCGGCTGCGGCGCGAGACGGACGTGCTGCCGTCCGTCAACCAGATCGAGCTGCACCCGTCGCTGCCGCAGGACGACCTGCGCGCCGTGCACGAGGAGCTGGGCATCCGGACGGAGAGCTGGAGCCCGCTCGGGCGGGGGTCCGCCCTGCTGGAGGACCCCGCGATCGCCGAGGTGGCCCGGGCGCACGGCGTCACCCCGGCGCAGGCGGTCCTGCGCTGGCACCTCCAGCTCGGTGCCGTCCCGATCCCCAAGTCGGCTGATCCGGGACGGCAGCGGGCGAACCTGGACGTCTTCGGATTCGAGCTGTCCGCGGAGGAGATGGCCCGGGTCGCCGACCGCAGGCCGGGGCGGCTGGGCGGCGACCCGGACACGCACGAGGAGTTCTGA
- a CDS encoding 4'-phosphopantetheinyl transferase family protein, producing the protein MIELVTTIPPDGPRAGPPPPGRPLAGPVPADPLPPLPHPLAGLPGIRPARPRLWLVETDAHRDSAVRYASLVLDADELLRSEEFRRPADRATYLCAHVGLRRLLGAHLGLAPRSVTMGRAPCPCCGEPHGRPVLPDGRLHFSLSHCEGLSLIAVAGTPVGVDIERVPAPHTVAEAAEVLHPAEAAELAALAPGLRPAAFARVWTRKEAYLKGLGVGLGADPAADYVGSGALPAAPAGWLLADVTVPDGHHAAVALRA; encoded by the coding sequence ATGATTGAGCTGGTCACCACCATCCCGCCGGACGGCCCCCGGGCCGGTCCGCCACCGCCCGGCCGTCCCCTCGCCGGCCCCGTCCCGGCCGACCCGCTGCCGCCCCTGCCGCACCCCCTCGCCGGCCTGCCCGGCATCCGCCCCGCCCGTCCGCGGCTCTGGCTGGTGGAGACGGACGCCCACCGCGACAGCGCCGTCCGGTACGCGTCCCTCGTCCTGGACGCCGACGAACTGCTGCGCAGCGAGGAGTTCCGGCGGCCCGCCGACCGGGCCACCTACCTCTGCGCCCATGTGGGGCTGCGCCGGCTGCTCGGCGCCCATCTGGGGCTCGCCCCGCGCAGCGTCACCATGGGCAGGGCACCCTGCCCCTGCTGCGGCGAGCCGCACGGGCGCCCGGTGCTGCCGGACGGGCGGCTGCACTTCTCGCTCTCCCACTGCGAGGGGCTGAGCCTGATCGCGGTCGCGGGCACCCCGGTCGGCGTCGACATCGAACGGGTGCCGGCCCCGCACACGGTCGCCGAGGCGGCGGAGGTGCTCCACCCCGCCGAGGCGGCGGAGCTGGCCGCCCTCGCACCCGGGCTCCGGCCGGCCGCCTTCGCCCGCGTCTGGACCAGGAAGGAGGCCTACCTCAAGGGCCTCGGCGTCGGCCTGGGCGCCGACCCGGCCGCCGACTACGTCGGCTCCGGCGCGCTGCCCGCCGCCCCGGCCGGCTGGCTGCTGGCCGACGTGACCGTCCCCGACGGCCACCACGCGGCGGTCGCCCTGCGCGCCTGA
- a CDS encoding MFS transporter, whose protein sequence is MGSNPAAGTPGGSESAVDWRRVSSLVVGQAAVQAGSFALLIAMSWTAVQLGGRGAVTVVTLAATVPRALLLLFGGALTDVLGPRAVLLRATSVRVAVLVGGALVVATTETLWPLVVIALVDGVLLGLTGPASGVLLPHLAPQDQLGRANSLFSMVLRLAPIAGAPLGAWLVVVGGLPVAMAAAALGCAVWLGCAAHVTRGMSRPERTEQGPSLVRRSGDGFRLLAAHPRLRWMFVACFAMDLAFLWPAEVALPLRASEQGWGVGAVALVLAAFSVGALASAALGAVLAHHIPPHVKLVLTGTGLAAGMGAMALVPSPGVLAATAAAVGLLSGLNGPALVTAYQQAVPDGRMGAAMSTFALSGIGAAPLSLALFTPVSLHLGVTGTWLLCAGLALLSPIAAAIALRSRKDAAPRTGELTRTAPEPTATTV, encoded by the coding sequence ATGGGATCGAACCCCGCCGCCGGCACACCGGGCGGCTCAGAGTCCGCCGTCGACTGGCGCCGTGTCAGCAGCCTCGTCGTCGGGCAGGCCGCCGTACAGGCGGGCAGCTTCGCCCTGCTGATCGCCATGAGCTGGACGGCCGTCCAGCTCGGCGGCCGCGGCGCCGTCACCGTCGTGACCCTCGCCGCCACCGTCCCGCGCGCCCTGCTGCTGCTGTTCGGCGGCGCGCTCACCGATGTGCTCGGCCCCCGGGCCGTCCTCCTGCGCGCCACGAGCGTGCGGGTCGCCGTCCTGGTGGGCGGCGCGCTCGTCGTCGCCACCACCGAGACGCTGTGGCCGCTCGTCGTGATCGCTCTCGTCGACGGCGTCCTGCTCGGTCTCACCGGTCCCGCGTCCGGGGTGCTGCTGCCGCATCTGGCGCCACAGGACCAGCTCGGCCGGGCCAACTCCCTCTTCTCCATGGTCCTGCGCCTCGCGCCCATCGCCGGAGCGCCGCTCGGCGCCTGGCTGGTGGTGGTCGGCGGGCTGCCCGTCGCGATGGCCGCCGCCGCCCTGGGGTGCGCCGTCTGGCTGGGCTGCGCCGCCCATGTCACCCGCGGCATGTCCCGCCCCGAGCGCACCGAGCAGGGGCCCTCCCTCGTCCGCCGCTCCGGGGACGGCTTCCGGCTGCTCGCCGCGCACCCGAGACTGCGGTGGATGTTCGTCGCCTGCTTCGCGATGGACCTCGCGTTCCTCTGGCCGGCCGAGGTCGCGCTGCCCCTGCGCGCGTCCGAGCAGGGCTGGGGCGTCGGCGCGGTCGCCCTCGTCCTGGCCGCGTTCAGCGTCGGCGCGCTCGCCTCGGCCGCGCTCGGGGCCGTGCTCGCCCACCACATCCCGCCGCACGTCAAGCTGGTCCTCACCGGGACCGGACTCGCCGCCGGCATGGGCGCGATGGCGCTCGTCCCGTCGCCCGGCGTCCTCGCCGCGACCGCCGCCGCCGTCGGCCTGCTGTCCGGGCTCAACGGGCCGGCGCTGGTCACCGCGTACCAACAGGCCGTCCCCGACGGCCGGATGGGCGCCGCGATGTCCACCTTCGCGCTCTCCGGCATCGGCGCCGCGCCGCTGTCCCTGGCCCTGTTCACCCCGGTCTCGCTCCATCTCGGCGTGACCGGCACCTGGCTGCTCTGCGCCGGGCTGGCGCTGCTCTCGCCGATCGCCGCCGCCATCGCCCTGCGCTCCCGGAAGGACGCCGCCCCGCGCACCGGGGAACTCACCCGCACCGCACCGGAGCCCACTGCCACGACCGTGTGA
- a CDS encoding glutamate synthase-related protein produces MSSLSAPGFPEEHVRARARGGTAAVFPDPAGYGTRLYGPAPAAPADALDRARIVPPVFMPERLGKLIDLAREPEFSDVGLTTSVGGFTARLPLYLSAFGSTRAGSGDLAVHAARQAARLGIPMVIGENMVPVHGYRRAGDAVRSALSARIDAYLAEVPDGCGGIVVQQSTEDADSEVWNLLYSDPAFRPLLETGRLAFELKTGQGAKPGLGGMTVVDRAEAEQLARRFTVRDVFGEDSAHRLRCATPGTFTDEILRQQLRFMRNNFPKARTWVKFHPGRDVDRAARAAWAAGADAVTVDGAEGGTGWAPGVFLDQVGLPLAECLRRIGRPDGCLLATGGIWEGGRALRALALGARAVGLGRAALVAVDEDPDHGLERLAEALALELRLLVSALGKYATTALGPEDLWWPDGSFAAPAHPADDGTGHPAAVTTAPGEAARPAGGAV; encoded by the coding sequence GTGAGCTCGCTGAGCGCCCCCGGCTTCCCCGAGGAGCACGTCCGCGCCCGGGCCCGCGGCGGCACCGCCGCCGTCTTCCCCGACCCCGCCGGATACGGCACCCGCCTCTACGGACCCGCCCCCGCCGCGCCCGCCGACGCCCTCGACCGCGCCCGGATCGTCCCGCCCGTCTTCATGCCCGAACGCCTCGGGAAGCTGATCGACCTCGCCCGCGAGCCCGAGTTCTCCGACGTCGGCCTCACCACCTCCGTCGGCGGCTTCACCGCCCGCCTCCCGCTCTACCTCTCCGCCTTCGGCTCCACCCGCGCCGGCAGCGGCGACCTCGCCGTGCACGCCGCCCGCCAGGCCGCCCGGCTCGGCATCCCCATGGTCATCGGCGAGAACATGGTCCCCGTCCACGGCTACCGCCGCGCCGGCGACGCGGTGCGCTCCGCACTGAGCGCCCGCATCGACGCCTACCTGGCGGAAGTCCCCGACGGCTGCGGCGGGATCGTCGTCCAGCAGTCCACCGAGGACGCCGACTCCGAGGTGTGGAACCTCCTCTACAGCGACCCCGCCTTCCGCCCGCTGCTGGAGACCGGACGCCTCGCCTTCGAGCTGAAGACCGGTCAGGGCGCCAAACCCGGCCTCGGCGGGATGACCGTCGTCGACCGGGCCGAGGCCGAGCAGCTCGCCCGCCGCTTCACCGTGCGCGACGTGTTCGGCGAGGACAGCGCCCACCGGCTGCGCTGCGCCACCCCCGGCACGTTCACCGACGAGATCCTGCGCCAGCAGCTCCGCTTCATGCGCAACAACTTCCCCAAGGCGCGCACCTGGGTGAAGTTCCACCCCGGACGCGACGTCGACCGCGCCGCCCGCGCGGCCTGGGCCGCCGGCGCGGACGCCGTCACCGTCGACGGCGCCGAGGGCGGCACCGGCTGGGCACCCGGCGTCTTCCTCGACCAGGTCGGCCTGCCCCTCGCCGAGTGCCTGCGCCGCATCGGCCGCCCGGACGGCTGTCTGCTCGCCACCGGAGGCATCTGGGAGGGCGGCCGCGCGCTGCGCGCCCTCGCCCTCGGCGCCCGCGCGGTCGGCCTCGGCCGGGCCGCCCTCGTCGCCGTCGACGAGGACCCCGACCACGGCCTGGAGCGCCTCGCGGAGGCCCTCGCCCTCGAACTGCGCCTGCTCGTCAGCGCGCTCGGCAAGTACGCCACCACCGCCCTCGGCCCCGAGGACCTGTGGTGGCCCGACGGATCCTTCGCCGCGCCCGCCCACCCGGCGGACGACGGCACCGGCCACCCGGCGGCGGTCACCACCGCACCGGGGGAGGCCGCCCGGCCGGCGGGGGGCGCCGTATGA
- a CDS encoding asparagine synthetase A has translation MDQHPAPGAPATPPPLGEHLRSPRLRAAMLVQQEALYAARAYLRGEGFTELLPPLVGPVTDPGGRGAKALDVDYYGHPYKLMTSAILYKQASLHGFPRLFYIAPNVRVEPEETAGTGRHLVEFHQIDVEIADASREDAQEIAAGLLTHVTEHVWTAVPGILTGLGRAETDFADVRAGKYDVHTHEEAVARLLAAGHPQNPDGEIDWAGERLLSLESDRAFFVNDYPKGSRGFYDREDPDNPGVLRNFDLIAPHGFGELVSGSEREADYATIVTRMRESGENPAKYAWYLKEARDGIPASAGFGMGLQRLVRFLTGLDALWQVSAYPKLPGVVAP, from the coding sequence ATGGACCAGCACCCCGCCCCCGGCGCACCGGCCACCCCGCCCCCGCTCGGCGAACACCTGCGCTCGCCCCGGCTGCGCGCCGCCATGCTCGTCCAGCAGGAGGCCCTGTACGCGGCCCGCGCCTATCTGCGCGGCGAGGGCTTCACCGAACTGCTGCCCCCGCTCGTCGGCCCCGTCACCGACCCCGGCGGCCGCGGCGCCAAGGCCCTGGACGTCGACTACTACGGCCACCCCTACAAACTGATGACCAGCGCCATCCTCTACAAGCAGGCGTCCCTGCACGGCTTCCCCCGGCTGTTCTACATCGCCCCCAACGTCCGCGTGGAGCCCGAGGAGACCGCCGGCACCGGCCGCCACCTCGTCGAGTTCCACCAGATCGACGTGGAGATCGCCGACGCGAGCCGCGAGGACGCCCAGGAGATCGCCGCCGGACTGCTCACCCACGTCACCGAGCACGTGTGGACCGCCGTCCCCGGGATCCTCACCGGACTCGGCCGCGCCGAGACCGACTTCGCCGACGTCCGGGCCGGCAAGTACGACGTCCACACCCACGAGGAGGCCGTCGCCCGGCTCCTCGCGGCCGGCCACCCGCAGAACCCCGACGGCGAGATCGACTGGGCCGGCGAACGCCTCCTCTCCCTGGAGAGCGACCGCGCCTTCTTCGTCAACGACTACCCCAAGGGCTCCCGCGGCTTCTACGACCGCGAGGACCCCGACAACCCCGGCGTCCTGCGCAACTTCGACCTCATCGCCCCCCACGGCTTCGGCGAGCTCGTCTCCGGCAGCGAACGCGAGGCCGACTACGCCACCATCGTCACCCGCATGCGCGAGAGCGGCGAGAACCCCGCCAAGTACGCCTGGTACCTCAAGGAGGCCCGCGACGGCATCCCCGCCAGCGCCGGCTTCGGCATGGGCCTCCAGCGCCTGGTGCGCTTCCTCACCGGCCTCGACGCCCTCTGGCAGGTCTCCGCCTACCCGAAGCTCCCCGGGGTGGTGGCCCCGTGA